A window of Klebsiella sp. RHBSTW-00484 contains these coding sequences:
- a CDS encoding DUF4238 domain-containing protein, with translation MADPLNLQTDVVRQHTVPRFLLKHFSAPGKGERRRLHAFDKARGGSYATTPDDATVRNTFYNLDGHPDRLSLEPLLGIYEHHAAQVIAALLQHRDIRRLTEEERYKLAVFVAVQRARTFGEQQRLAGMVSVLADKLAGIGATADQVTDALGISPDRDTRHVFLRLLADQAPHIDHYLNKDWYLFETTADHPFYVSDNPVVLQNNNDFAPYGNLGLAVRGIEIYLPLSSTLMLALYCPSIREEMLQHRQNIEFLLARAPHRIPAHMRPFEMLEHIRRFTDYLSFPLSQENVTRYNSLQVQFSEQYVFCERNDFTLVEKMLAHDERYRTGPRFTAG, from the coding sequence ATGGCCGATCCCCTGAACCTACAGACCGACGTCGTCCGGCAGCACACGGTGCCACGTTTTTTACTGAAGCACTTCAGTGCGCCGGGAAAAGGTGAGCGCCGGCGGTTGCACGCCTTTGACAAGGCCCGCGGAGGCAGTTACGCCACCACGCCCGACGACGCCACCGTGCGCAACACCTTTTACAATCTTGACGGTCACCCCGATCGCTTGAGTCTGGAGCCACTGCTGGGGATTTACGAACACCATGCCGCGCAGGTGATCGCCGCGCTGCTGCAGCACAGGGATATCCGCCGGCTGACCGAGGAGGAGCGGTACAAACTGGCCGTGTTTGTGGCCGTGCAGCGTGCGCGTACCTTTGGCGAGCAGCAGCGTTTAGCCGGAATGGTCTCTGTGCTTGCGGATAAATTGGCTGGCATCGGCGCGACAGCTGACCAGGTGACCGATGCCCTGGGTATATCGCCAGATCGCGATACCCGGCACGTTTTTCTGCGTTTACTGGCCGATCAGGCGCCCCATATTGACCATTACCTGAATAAAGACTGGTATCTCTTTGAGACCACGGCCGATCATCCGTTCTACGTGTCTGATAACCCTGTGGTCCTGCAGAACAATAATGACTTCGCGCCATACGGCAACCTCGGGCTGGCGGTTCGCGGTATAGAAATTTATCTGCCGCTGTCGTCCACGCTGATGCTCGCCCTGTACTGCCCTTCCATACGGGAAGAAATGCTTCAGCACCGGCAGAACATTGAATTTTTACTGGCACGCGCGCCGCATCGCATACCTGCACATATGCGCCCGTTTGAGATGCTTGAGCATATCCGGCGTTTTACGGACTATCTGTCTTTTCCGCTGAGCCAGGAGAATGTCACCCGTTACAATTCGCTGCAGGTTCAGTTTTCTGAGCAGTATGTTTTCTGTGAAAGGAATGACTTTACTCTGGTTGAGAAAATGCTGGCTCATGACGAGCGTTACCGGACCGGCCCACGTTTCACGGCTGGCTGA